The Meriones unguiculatus strain TT.TT164.6M chromosome 3, Bangor_MerUng_6.1, whole genome shotgun sequence genomic sequence ctctcctccatctcctccagctGCTCCTGCACAAGATGGCCAAACATTTGTGAGCCAAACAACCCCTGACATCTGCTATACATAGCATTTGCACAttatgttttgtttgggtttgttttgttttgcttgatttGGTTTGTTTCCCCATACACATActccacagggtttctctgtgtagtcttggctgtccaagacttgctttgtagaccaggctggccttgaattcacagaaatccacctgcctctgcctcctgagtgctgggattataagacATAGACCACTATGCCCACCCTGTATCACTGAATATTTGTAGCAATATTGAGATTGGTATTACCTTCATAAGAAAGGTTAAGAAACAAGTTCCAACAGGTATTTTGGCAAAGTGACACAACTTTGAAAATGGTGACATTTTCTGAAAAAACTCTGGGCATTAGTGTCatgcacctttaaccccagcactcaggagacagaggagaggGGGTCACTTGAATACTTAATCTAGACAAGAGTGAAAAGGTGAGTGGAGAGATGGATCCGCTGTTaggagcacttgttcttgcagaggacccaggtttgattcccagctcccacatggtgattcacaacctTTGCTAACTAATTCTAGGCTCcagttctgggtgatttcatgCCCTCTTCTCTGCTCTGTGGGTAccaattatatacatatatatggcacatatatacatgcaggcaagctacataaaatgagtaaatcttttttttaaaaaataagctatATTCAGGGGTTTAGTGTCTGGCATTAACTTGGTGCTATATtgggctagagagagggctcagcagttaagagcactggctgttcttccagaggtcctgagtttgattcccagcaaccacatggtggctgacaaccatttatactgtggtCTGATGCTCTCTACTagcatacaggtgtacatgcagccagagcactcatacattaagtaaatcttaaaaaatgaataaaacttagTGCTGTATCAGTTGCTGACATGTCTCATCGTTCACCACTTTCTCCTTTAGGAGcatattaagattttttttttaactttatatggGCTGGAAGATGCTTTTTAAGAAGGATCTGATTACACTTCATAAATTAAGATTCTTTAAGGTTTAAAAATCACTTCATGACCAGAACCAATGTCAGCCCTGAATAGAGGGGCTAGAGCACGTGCCTACACTAATGATCCAGCAAAGAAAGGAGAGACATTTTAAGGGTTAGTCATATTGGTACGTATGAGCAGTCTGAAGGCGGAAACATAACTTtgagccagcctggactgcataaaccactgccttttttttttaaaatagaaagtgTAGGATAACAGCTTGTGTGTGGTGCTGAGTATGCTGGTTGAATTCTGCCTGGAGTCTTCAGGTAATGAAGGCAGGCAGTCTGCCTGTCTGGATCAGATCCttgagggtggggtgggaaagctggggtgcagctcagttAGCAAACTGCCTTTcttcacaaagccctgggtttgaaccCAGCACAGCTTACACTGTGCCATGCATTTTGGAGGTAGAGGCCCGCCTGGGCTGTatgtgaccttgtctcaaaagggtTGGGCCATCGGGGACAGGGATGTTGGTGTAGGGAGGCCGACTGTAGAGGGCAGCTGGGAGATACTGAGAATCTGTCCTGGGTGCGTGCTATTATTAGAGGACTTTCTGATCTGAGTCAGCTTTGATAAGGTCCTGAGGCACATCAGGCTCTGAGGTTGAGGATCACCTTTAACCAACATTGtctaaaaatctttttttagTGTCCGGCCCTGCCCGGGGACCACAAAAGATGTGGCCTTCCTGCCAAAGAATGTGGCACCGGAAGGGAGGCTTCACTGCCCCAGTTTTGGTAAGGGCCAAAAGTacatgggtgggggtggggtggtgctGGACGGTACGTTAGCACAGCATGATGATGCTTGCCTGTACTCCAGTGctggggtggcagagacaggcaggtaccTGGGGGCCAGTCTGGCTGTCAGTGACTCCACCACCACCAGGCCCGTGACAAAGACCATCTCAAAGAGCTGGGTGGAGTAGCCACCGTCAGGGGAAAGAAGTCACCTGAGCCACAGAGGGAATTCCTGGCCAGCCAAGGCTAAGTAGACCCTGTTGTTAAGAGAAGGGGTAGGGGAGTTGagtgactggagagatggatcaatggttggttggttagttgattttgttttggggttttgggttttctgtgtttgttttggttgtggtttgtttgggtttgtttttgagacagggttactctgtattcctggctgtcctggtactctgtagaccaggctggccaggaactcaagagatccacctgcccctgcctcctgagagctgggattaaaggcatgtggcaccatcACCCCTTAAACAATTAAGATGGCTcaatgtttaagagcacttgatgctctctaagacccaggttcgattcctatgacccacatgttggctcataagcctctgtaacttcagttccaaaggatctgatactaccttctggcttccttgtgccatgcatgcatgtggtacacagacatacaggcaaagcacccatacacaggaaatttaaattttaaaaagcacacagtgctcttgcagggaatctgagttcaattcccagcactcatgtgcgCCAACTCAAAACTGCTGGTAACTCCAGCTCCTAAAGTTCCAATgactgacctctgtgggcacctgcacccCTCAGACTTACACAGtcgtaattaatagaaataattttttacaaAATCAAGAGACTAAGCCAGGTGCAGTagcgtatgcctgtaatcccagtactctggagtttgaggctggcctggtctacaaagcaagataaaataaataaacaagtctGCTTCAAAAGGAAAATGGCAACAGTTAaataaggaaagggaaaggagagctgGACAATGCCTGTGCATGGGATTATGGGAAAGTGGCTCACTGGGCTAGCAGGCAGTGCTGGGTGGCCTTATGTTActttcatcttttttaattatgTCTGAGTCTCTGGTGGGCTCTCAACATTCTCAGAAAACCCCTCACTCCTACTGCTGTGCCTATCTACCTTGTctcagaaatcttttttttttttttcatctatgtaTGGTCTACGTGATGACAGGCTCTTTGAGCCTCCGCCACTAAAGGATGCAAACTGAGATGTGAGGTAGTAGAGGCTGgtaatgaaggaaggaaaggaagggaaagggaaaggggaaagggaagaaggaatgtagctgagtggtggtggcggtggtagctcacacctttaatcccagcgctcgggagacaggcaggctgatctctgagttcaaggtcagcctggtctacacagttccaggatagtcagactatacagagagaccctgtctcaaaatatagcATACAGCTGTGCACATACCTGGCAAGAGCTTTACAAATGATAACTAGCTTGTTCTGTGCAAATCTGAAAAGTGACCAgcaattccattttttaaaaatactataaacCCATCTGTACCTCAGTGTATATACACACGTATATcacgtgtgtgcagtgcctgggaggtcagaagaggacttGGATCCCTTGGAGCAGGGAGGTGTGGATTGGGCgtgacctctgcaagagcagccagctgTCTCGGCCTCCAGATAGCTCTCCGACCCCGGGAaaccccattccctctgcctcttGGCCTCCAGGTTCAAATGAGGGCTGATCTCGTTTTACCTGAGAGGGTTCCAAGCTCACAGTCCTCATCACTCTGCTACTTTCCTTAGACGCAGACTCGTCTGACTTCTCTGTGAAACCCCAGAAGGCCCAAGTGAAGTGCCCTGGCCCTCTGCAGTTAGAGGGTGACCTCACTGCCAGTCAGAtagacacaaaaacaaaatgaatgtgaGGGGGCTGgttggaaagagggagggagagcttgGCAGAGCTGAGGGAAAGAAACGAGTGGGgatttttatacatatacatttacgTATAAAAATCATCAAAGAATTCTTTTTAGAGTAGTTGGAGTAGGGGGAAGGTAGTGAGGAGGATGGCTCATCAGTTGAGCGATTGGTGCAGAAGCATGAAGgcatgagttcaaatctccagaaaCTTCATAACAAGCTCAGATGTAACCACACACTTCTGAGGGACGAGAGAAGTAAGCTGGGTACTAGCACAGCTCCGTACTCACTAAGAGACCTCTCACGGCAGGACAGGTCACCCTAGCGTCCCTGTGTGTGCAGGTGAACCTCCCTACACACAGAAAAAGCCACCGACGTAAAATCGCACCTCCCACGACAGCCCCATCCGTCTGCCATTCCTTACAGCTCAGCCACGCTGAGCTCTCGCGCGAGCTGTCCCCTCTGCCGGGAACACGTTTACCTAGCCGCTCAGTGGACTCATTCAAGGCCCAGCTGGGCGTGGGCAGCGCGCTCTGCGTGGCTCAGGGTTCCCTCATGCCAGCAGCTCCGGAGCTGCAGGGCGCTGGGCAAACAGACCTCGCAGAGGTATAAAGTCAGTGAACTCCACAGAGGACTTTCTAGCACATTTCAGCTGCTGCTGCCCCTCCGCAGTCCCCCTCGGTTCCCCAGGCAGGAGTGAGTGCACCTGCACCTGCTATGTCATCCACAGGGGCCAGCTCCTGGGGCCACTCTGCTGCCTGGCGCATCGATGATGCACGGTCACGATTTCACTGCGTCTAAGACTTTCACATTTAGGCATCAAACCGAgcaacctttttcttttcttttctttctttttttggcttgGAGTTCACTacacagaccaggctgacctcgaatccagagatccacttgcctttgcgtcctgagtgctggtattaaaggcgcaTGCCATGGTGTcagtcctcattttttttttttttctcgttgtGTGTGTAGTGCAGGAGGTcagacccagggccttgtgcacgcTGAGCAAGCACTCACCGCTGGGCTCCTGAGGGAAGGACCTCGAGAGGCTTCTTTAACATCAGTGATGTTTAGATTTTATGCTTGTGCTGTCTGGCATCCCTCCCAGACAGCAACTTTGTCTTTCTTGCCAGCACCTTAGTCTACTAGACACTTAGAGACtgtgaatggatggatgatgaaGGTGGTAATATCATCCCCAAACTGACATTGAGAGAGCAGGCACAACCTAAGAAATTCCAGTACCCTTGAAAAGTAACCAGAATGAAATAGAGTTGTTGGCAAACAAGCACCATTTAGgaggcctaaaaaaaaaaaaaaattggagccaggcatggtgacatagGCCTTGAAacctcagcacttaggaagctgagggaggagaagccagCAAGCTTCAAACTCTatagtgaggtcctgtctcagaaATGTCATATATAGCCtcctgtggtggcacacacctataatcccagcactcagagaggcagaggcaggcagatctctgtgagttccaaggccagcctgggctacaaagtgagcctaggacagccagggctacatagagaagccctgtctccaaaaatcaaacaaacaaaaaacatgcatAGGGCCAGAaggcttttgcagaggatctggatTTACTTCCCAGTACCTACATCAGGCAGCTTTCAACTGCCTGTGAACCCAGCGCCAAGGGATCACATGCCTCTAGCCTCAGGGCACTGGCGCTCATGTGCACTTACCCAAACaatgcacataatttaaaataaaatcttaagctTGGCAGTGGTAGGGCATGcgttaatctcagcacttggagttagacgcaggtggaactctgagttccaggccagcctggtgtacagagctagttccaggacagccaaggccacacacaaTTTTCttattgtctcaaaaataaaataaaaaataaaaaaattttaaagagtcataagggctgaggagatggctcagtagttagtgctcttccagaggtcctgagttcaattcctggtaaccacatggtggctcacaaccatctgtaacatgatctgatgcccttttctggcatgtaggtttacatgcagatagagcactcatatacattaaaaaacatctttttttttaatcataaataCTATAGTAAGAAACTCAGCAACCATTTTCAAGACTTCTCTTGAGGGAAGACATACAATTCTAAGTTCATCCAAGGAAATATatgtttcaaaaagcaaaaataCCAAGTTAGACATGATGGTGCATGGCTATACTCACAggctttgggaggctgaggcaggagaatggtgaGTTAGAAGTCTGCACACAGGTGGTAGACAGAGGTATCAGGAGTTCCTGGTCGCAtttaagtttgaagccagcctgggctacttgagaccctgCCTGCAAATCAAATAAAACCTGGCTGTAAAAGGCCCCGTATGCAGGTTTTCCTCAGTGTGCCTAGCAATACTGAACATTTGCCTGATGTGTCCCCTGAGCCGAGTGGCTAAGAGGAGATGTAAGGAGAGCCCTACCTTCCGCACGGCCGGTCTGTGTGGCAGCACGCGTAATTGTTTATTCACTCAGTATTTATATCCTACTCTGTTCTAAAAAGGGGTTAGAACTGCCTCACACTTAATCAGAAATAACTCAAATACAAGGGATATGGTGACATGGACTAAAAAGGAAAATGCAGAGAGATTCCATTCCAAACCCTGGACAGCTTTAAGGTAGAGGCTGGATATATTGGTTGGAACTGGAGGGTGAATGTGGCCGGCAGAGGAGGGAATGAACGCATTGCTCTCTCTCTAGCCAAGCATGATTCACACTGCTCGGTTAGAATTAGAAAAGGAGTCCACGGGAGGAGCCCTGAAACGCTTAGGGCTGGCCAGGCCCAAGTTCAAACTACCTCACTGAACCTCAGTCTTgatgtctagaaaaaaaaaatattccaagccAGGTATGGCAGCCATTTCACTCTGGTGGCACAGGCCAGGAACCCCAGCTACGTGGGAGGCCGATGCAGGAAGAGCTCAGATTCAAGGCTTGCCTGAGCTACTGGGTGAGGTCAAGACCAGCCTAGACAACTTAGGCCCAGTCTCAGGTCAAAAGAAGACGATGGATAAAGCTACTGGGTAAAAGAGATTGAGGAGCACCTGTGAAGttctgggctcaattcccagaacccccacctcacagacatgcacagagCCATGTAAACCAAGAGTGAAAATGACTGTCAGGAGGCTGGCGTAAGGCTCCGGGGctaagagcaccggctgttcttggaggaggacctgagtttagttcccagcagcCTCATGGTGCCTCAcgatcatctgtaactccagttccaggggatctgctaCCCTCTGCTGGCTTCCCTGGGcactgcacacagcacacacatacacgcaggcaaaacacccattcacatgaaataaaaattgcatcgtaaaaaattttttaaaagggcTGGGGATATGGTTTATGGTTCaatggtaaagtacttgcctaaAAAgtatgagaccctgggttcaattctcaacacacacacgcacagagctGTGTAAACCAAGAGTAAAAATACCTGCCAAATCCTAACCCTGGCCTAGccaaatgaaattaataaagaacagagaaaagaatgaGGAGGAGCTGGGGGATGGACTGGGAGGAGCGGAGGGGGGCTGCAGTTGGGATATGCTGTGtgtgagaagaataaataaagtaattaataataaaaagaatgagTGGGTGGGCCCAAAGAACAGGGTTTTTCTTCTCTCATCCTACATGGTAAGCCCTAGCCCCAAAGACATTAGACCtatctgggcctggtggcacacaccttaaatcccaaccctcaggaggcagaggcagatggatctgtgagttcgaggccagcctggtctatagagcgagttccaggacagccagggctacacagagaaaccctgtgtcagaaggagaaagaaaaggacatcagaCTTCTTTCAGCTCAAAAGACGTCACCTCTGCCCAcccggtgtggtggcacacgcctgtaatcccggcactcagaaggctgaggcagggacgGTCTCAAGCTTCTCAAGGTCTCCAAGCCAACCTGAACTACCTAGTAAAACTCTGTCCCTCCTACAGCCAACGGGCCTACCCTGTACTGTTGAACCTCCTCATCGCGCTTTTGCCTCACGAGCGTGATCTGGTCCTCCAGATTCCTGTTCTGAAGGTGGAGCTGCCGGGCCTCCGCTTGCAGGGGCCTCAGAGCCTCCTTCATCTCCTGGATCTCGGCCTGGGTGTCCTGCAGAGCCTTGGTCCCCGCCTCTTTCCTCTCCAGGAGCCGCAGCAGCTGGGGCTCGTACTCGTCTTCCAGGCCCTGGCGGCTTTCGGCCATGAGATTTTCGAACTGTGTCGACAGCCGCCGGCTCTCCTGGAGAAAGTGCCCGTCGCTCTGGGCCGGGGGCGCTTCCAACTGTTGCTGCAACTGCTCCTTCTGCTTGTGGTAGGCGTCTCGGAGCTGGGTCAGCTCTCCCGAGAGCTGGGCTGCCCGAGCCGCGAGCGCTTCCCTGCAGTCGGCGAACTGAGCCACGTCCTGCTGGCGGCACTCCAGCTGGTACTGGTAGGCCACGCACTCCTTGGTCACCTTGAACAGTCTCTGCTTCACCAAGCGGATCTCCTCCCGGAGCCCGTCCCTCTCCAGCTCGGCCTGGGCGTGCAGCTTGTAGGCAGCCAGGATGTCCTGGTGGACCCGCTGCACCTCGCGCAGGGCCGGCTCCCTGAGCAGCACGAGCTCGTGGATGAGCTGGTCCCTCTCGTCCTCCAGCTGGGACACGGCTTGCACGCACTGCTGGAAGCGGCTTTCCAGCAGCTCCAGGTCCTCCAGGCTGAGGTTCTCCTCCAGGCTGAGGTTCTTCTCGGCGCCGGCAGCCGGGGGGGCTGGAAGGCTGTCCTCCAGGCCCCTGGCCACCGCCTCTCCCTCACCAGCAGTCTGCTCCGGGCCTGGGCTCCCAGCTGGCTCCACAGGCTCCCCCGAAAGCTGGACCTCCTCGTCTGGCCTCGCAGGCTCCCCCACAGACAGGGTCTGCCCTGGGCTGACGGGCTCTTCCAGGTCCTCTGGCTGCCTCGATTCTTCTTCGATAAACAGTGTCTCCTCTGGCCTCTCAGACTCTTCCTCGTAAAGGCCCTCTTCCAAGTCCCCTGAGTCTCCCAGATAGAGAATGTCCTCCAGGTCCACAGTCCCTTCCAGAGACAGAGTGGCCCCCGGGTTCAAGGCCTTGGCCTCCTTTGGGGATTTGGAGTCCTGAAGAGGAAAGCTGACCTTGGTGTGGGGCTCCCTGCGAGAGAGAGGACGGAGAGTGAAAGGGTCGCCCATGCCCCACTGCTGGGTCAGCAGGGCCTCcacctcagggctggctgcagcaGGTTCTCTCACCTACCCCACCCGCACCCCTCACCAATCTCCTCTTCCACACACAGCCCACTGTCTGCATTTCCTGACACCGCAGCAAACCTGGCTAATCTCTGCTCCCGTGGTTTCAGGGGCAGGAAGCTCGCTCGCTCGCTCAGGCATAGTGGGGTGTTCCAGGGTTCTACAGGATGCATTCAAGGGCAATGGGGACTACTTAGAGAGACTGTCTAAGGAAAGACAAGCGTGacagtgcacgcctgtaatcccagcacctgagaggtggCAGCCGgcgggtcaggagttcaaggccagcctcggaTACttagaatttgaggccagccgggtTTCATGAGAATCTGCCACTCCCCCACAAAAAAGGGGGTTCAGTGAgtagctcagcagataaaggcacttgccaccaagtctggtaAACTGAGTCAACTGCTGGCATCCAAATGTGAAGAACTGATTTCTACAATTGTCCTAGGAGTACACACATATACCCCCCAAATAAGTAAGCACATATTaaaggggtgaggggtgggggctggggagatggcttagtggttaagaacactggctgctcttgcaaaggaccagagtttggttcccagcacccagatggtggCTTGCAACTCCCGTCCAAGGggatggtgccctcttctggccccgtGCACCCCTCCCCACATACATGCCAAGGGGCTGAGAAGTCAGCAAGGTGCTTGCTTCCTACACCCCGGCACCCACGTGGAAAGCCAGGTGCTGTGGTAACACCTGTAAGCCTGGCACTGAGTGGGCAGAGACCGGGGAACCCCAGAGACTTGGGGTAGCGGAACTGGTGAGCTATCCATTCTCGAGTGCTCACGAGACACGTAGGATGCTtagggtttgatccccagcagtacgtaaaaccaggtgtggtagtgcatttCTATctctatagtcccagcactcaggaggttcagaagttcaaggtcatcctctgcagCGAAAAGTTCAGAATCACCCTGGGCACTCCTATACGTGTGTGTACACGCGCACATATGTACACGGACTCCAAACACTAATGTTGAGAATGTTGCTGAGTAGCTTTTCTCCCCTATGCGCTGGGGAAGGGTCTCGCCATCACACCCAGTGCTCACCGATACGGCTACCCTTcccagccagcttgctctggggacacactcctgtctcctccttccaGGGCTGAAATTATACTTGGGCTGCCGCACCCAACCGGTACCATTTTGACTGCGCTATATCCCCAGCTTCATGAGAACTACAGCTGGGGGCAGCAGAGCTTGAGGTACTAAAAAACATCATCGGAGGAAAAAAACGAATGGGTGGGGCATGATGGTGGGTGCCTTTAAACCCGTGCAGAAGCAGGGCCCTCTGGGTAGGTTCTAAGCCAGTCTaccctacatagcaagttccaggccagccaggcaaTGTTGTGAgaccttgtattaaaaaaaaaaaagcagacaaatGAGGTTATTGCTGAGATTTGCttcaaatttatataaatatatatatattgggggggtttcaagacagggtttctctgtgtggccttggctgtcctgaactcactttgtagaccaggctggcctcgaactcagagatctgcctgcttctgcctccctgagtgctgagattacaggcctgtgctgccaccactCAGCTCTGTactctctttttaaatatttacttatttttatatgtatggatcttttgcctgcatgcatgtatgtttatttcaaatttttttttacatttatttcaaattttttacattttatttaatgtatagatatgtgtgtgtgtgtgttgggagggagGTGTGTGTGCCATTAGCAcaaatgtagaggtcagagaccAGCTTGTGAGAGGCAGCTGTCTCCttgcatgtgggttctggggtggAACTCAGATTGTCAGTCTTGATCACAGTTCAGCTGGTTTCCTGCTCCATTTAGCCCCCTCCCTGAAAACTGACCTTTACCACAGGAGGTCTTCAGTCCTGTCCAGCCTTTTCCATCCCACTGTCAGGCCCCTAAACCAAGCCACGATCTGTTTACTCTATTTTCTACTagccttctttcttgttttgttttttcatttgttgttgttccagacagggtttctctctataccatcctggaactcattctgtagaccaggctggcctcgaactcatagagatccacctgcctctgcctcccaagtgctgggattaaaggtgtgcaccaccaccgctcAGCTCTGtactctcttttaaaattttcttatctTATATGTATGGATCTTTTGCCGAGTGCATGTGTACCACCGCATGCCTGCTGCCCTCAGAGGTTAAAGAAGGCATCagctcccctgggactggagttaggaATGGTTgcaaaccaccatgtgggtgctgggaacccaatccaggtcctctgcaagagcaacaagtgcccctaagagctgagccatcatctctccagtcccaggccTGCACCACTTAACAATCTCAGCCTCCCAAAGCGCTGAGACTACAGGCACGTGTCCCCATGCCCAGCTTTCAGAGTCTTCAAGACGTGGCCCCACCACACCGAGTTTAGCCTCAGCTCATATTACTCCCACCACCCACCCAGTGCCTGACAGTCCAGAAGGTGTGACAACTTTTCACACCTCCTACTCGGAGCCCGCAATAACTGAAGGATCTGgatggaaaaataaaaggcaaTTTCCTGAGTACCAGGGCTCCCAGAGAAGGTAAAATTCCCAGCTCCAGGAAAGAGCACCTGCTCATgccgcctccacctccccagttctGCCAGAGTCCCCACTTTCCCAGCTGACAGCCTCAGAATGACTTAACCATGTCCAAGGCACTATTCTAAGCACTTGCACGAATACTCACTTGGAGGCTGCTCATCTCTTACGCCAGCGCAGAGCCTAGCAAGCCGAGGCTCGGAGAGCAGAAGACTCACCTGCGGCTCCGTCACTGTAAGTGGCAGGAGCCCTCGGAAGATCAGGGTGCCTAGTCCTTTTAGCATAGGCCTAAACAAATCTTCGGAACATCATAGTCAGAACGCCTTTCTAGGGTTGGGGTTGAGACTGAAgggacacttgcctagcatgcaggaagtaCTAGGTCGTTTcccagccaggaaaaaaaaaaaagaagaagatgaagaaaaatccATTACCCTGCCGTGGTAGAGGTAGGGCACAtatttattcccagcacttgggtggcggaggcaggtggatttcagtgagttcaaggccagcctggtctacatagtgaattccaggacagccagggctactcagagaaaccctttatcgaaaaaccaaaaaccaaagccaaacaaaatCTGTCTACTTAGCAAACGTCTCAAGAGCAGTGGCTTCAAGGTACAAACGTGCCTGTGTCCGTGGATGAGAGTTCATCCTGGGGATGAGGCTACTTGTCTGTACCCGAGTGTGGGGCCCTTGGAAGGCAAGAAGAAGCCAACTGAGCTCCAAGGGGAAGTTTGCCCAAGGTCAAGTTACAGGTCCGCGGTGTATAACCCAGGCCTCCTGATTTCCGAGTGGACAGGCCACCCTGAGTGCCAGATGTTTTCCTCAGCTAGCTGCCTCTCTACTGAGCTGGCAAAGCAGCAGGTTACAGGAGGCCAAGCAGAGAGGGACGGTGCTCAGCCAGGGCCCCTGACCCCAGTGCCTCTGCCActctgtccctgtctccagaggACTTGGACAACTCCTTAACGCTGCCCATCAGACATGACTGGACATGTGTGTGACATCATACAAACAGTAAGCTCGCGCCTGGCTCCGAGCTTCTTAGCAGGTGTGTAGGGAATACAGGCAAACCGTGTTAAGACCCAGCTTAGCTTTTTGTCTTCTCGTGCGACAACCGAGTAGACAGGAAGTAGTCCCACAAGCTGATACACCGAGAAGTCCCTGGGTCACGATGTGACGTGGGGCAGCAGTCTCCACAAATCACCGGCAGCAAGGTTACAGGGCGGGCAGCTGCTGGGCCCAGCCATGGCCCCGGGCTGGGCTAGGAGAAGAGCCCCTCTCTAAGCCTCCACCCGAGCCACACCAGGGAGAGCAAGCTGACTGAACACGCTCAACTTCAAGCTGGCGGGTGCCCAGCCCTGCACCAAGTGGCTCAAACGCAGTGAATTCTCCAACGGTTTCTCCCCCAGCCCCGCGAACAGGCGGATGAGAAATAAGGGGAAAATGAggctagaaaaagaaaacttggaCGCTAACTTTGGCCGGTTGGATCGCTAGCCTGCAAGGATTAGTTAGTTCTCACACCACCCGTGGAAGGAGAAACCCAGACCACCAGAGGCGTCAGGTCCCCAAGTCGGGGCCTCCCATCTCCCTTTCCCCGGTGGCTCCGCCCCGGGCCACACCCGGGCCGGACCACTACCCACAGCCAGGAGGAAGGGGCCGCGTGTAGACG encodes the following:
- the Sync gene encoding syncoilin isoform X1; this translates as MASPEPLRGGDGARAAREPHTKVSFPLQDSKSPKEAKALNPGATLSLEGTVDLEDILYLGDSGDLEEGLYEEESERPEETLFIEEESRQPEDLEEPVSPGQTLSVGEPARPDEEVQLSGEPVEPAGSPGPEQTAGEGEAVARGLEDSLPAPPAAGAEKNLSLEENLSLEDLELLESRFQQCVQAVSQLEDERDQLIHELVLLREPALREVQRVHQDILAAYKLHAQAELERDGLREEIRLVKQRLFKVTKECVAYQYQLECRQQDVAQFADCREALAARAAQLSGELTQLRDAYHKQKEQLQQQLEAPPAQSDGHFLQESRRLSTQFENLMAESRQGLEDEYEPQLLRLLERKEAGTKALQDTQAEIQEMKEALRPLQAEARQLHLQNRNLEDQITLVRQKRDEEVQQYREQLEEMEERQRQLRSGVQVQQQKNKELERLRTNLAQELSTYKAMLPKSLEQADAPTSQAGGVQAQSPGTV
- the Sync gene encoding syncoilin isoform X2; amino-acid sequence: MASPEPLRGGDGARAAREPHTKVSFPLQDSKSPKEAKALNPGATLSLEGTVDLEDILYLGDSGDLEEGLYEEESERPEETLFIEEESRQPEDLEEPVSPGQTLSVGEPARPDEEVQLSGEPVEPAGSPGPEQTAGEGEAVARGLEDSLPAPPAAGAEKNLSLEENLSLEDLELLESRFQQCVQAVSQLEDERDQLIHELVLLREPALREVQRVHQDILAAYKLHAQAELERDGLREEIRLVKQRLFKVTKECVAYQYQLECRQQDVAQFADCREALAARAAQLSGELTQLRDAYHKQKEQLQQQLEAPPAQSDGHFLQESRRLSTQFENLMAESRQGLEDEYEPQLLRLLERKEAGTKALQDTQAEIQEMKEALRPLQAEARQLHLQNRNLEDQITLVRQKRDEEVQQYREQLEEMEERQRQLRSGVQVQQQKNKELERLRTNLAQELSTYKDCLEMHGQNH